The Salicibibacter halophilus DNA window ACCCGCCACTGCCACAAACACCGAGGACGCCAATACGGTCCTGATCGACTAAATCATTCGTCCCTAAAAAGTCTACTGCAGCACTGAAATCTTCAGTGAATGCTTCCGGAGAAGCAATATTACGCGGTTCCCCGCCACTTTCTCCATTGTAGGAGGCGTCAAAGGCAATGGTTACAAAGCCCCGTTCTGCCAACTCTTGGGCATGCAAGCCGGATGTCTGTTCCTTCACGCCACCGAAAGGGTGTCCGACAATAATTGCGGGTAGTTCCTCCGAAGTATCTATATCTTCGGGTACATACATATCCGCAGCCAATTCAATTCCGAGTCTGTTATCGAATGTTACTTTTTCGTGCGTCACCTCGTCACTCTGAGGAAAGATTTTGTCCCATTCCGAGTTTTCTATATTTGCTGTGTCTGCTTCAACTGTGCTTTCTTCATCTTCCCCTTGAGTCTCTTCATTATCAGCGCCGCCTACATCGTCTCCTCCATCGCTATCAGTGTTCCCGCAAGCTGCAAGGATGAAAAGAGTTGTCGTAGTGAAAGCGACAGGTAACATTTTTTTTCATTTTCTTAAAGCTCCTCCTTTGTTTTTCGAGTGATTTTCTTGTGAGTAACATCTTAAAATGATATTGTTCAAATAACAAATACCTATATCAAATACTTGGATATGCTTTTAAATTATAGGAGGGTCTCATGATGGAAGTTCGATTGTTGCGATATTTTATTGCGGTAGCGAACCAAAAGAGCATTTCGGCTGCGGCCCAGCATTTACATTTATCACAGCCGTCGTTATCGAGGCAATTAAGTGAATTTGAAAAAGAATTAGGTACCGCTTTATTCATCAGAGGAAACCGGAAAATCACATTAACGGATGAAGGTATGTTCTTGCTAAATAAAGCGAAAGAAATTGTTGAGTTAGTCGATAAAACGGAAGCTAATTTTAACCAGTCAACAGAAATCATTAGCGGTGACATTTACATCGGTAGCGGTGAAACCGAAGCGATGCGTTTTATTGCTGAAACGATAAAAACGTTAACGGAAGACTATCCAAGTATTCGATTTCATTTATACAGTGGCAATGCGGATGATGTTGCTGAAAAGTTAGACAGTGGACTATTAGACTTTGGGATTGTCATAGAACCAACAGATAAACAAAAATATGATTACATGCAATTGCCGTGTACAGATGTTTGGGGTGTTTTAATGCGTAAGGATAGTCCTTTGGCGGTAAAGCCATTTGTTCAGCCGATGGATTTAATAGATAAACCGCTGATAACGTCACGTCAAACGGCTGTTAGTAATGAATTGACAGGATGGTTTGGACAGAATGTTGAGGATTTAACGATTACCGGAACATACAACTTACTTTACAATGCTGCACTCATGGTCGAAGAAAATATTGGATATGCGTTATGCATAGATAGAATTATTAACACATCAGGCAGCAACCTTTGTTTTAAACCATTACATCCAAAATTAGAAGTTAATTTAAATATCATTTGGAAAAAACATCAAGTGTTTTCGAATGCAGCAAATAAGTTTTTAGATCGGCTTCGATATGATATTAATGATAAAAAAATAACTTTATTATGAACATTTCTATGACCTTCTCGGTGACACCTCATTTCATTAAGGCGGATTTCCTCGCTACTACGGAACCGTCCGCCATCTTGTAAGCCCTCGTTCCGGCTTTCCCTTTCAGGTTATACCTTCCCTACCTTATGCCGCTTGGCACAAGGAGCCTACACCCTGTCCACCCTGCCCTATTCCGGGCGAGGGCTTTTCACCGGCTACGGCACTTTAAAGGGTAAAGTTACCGAGTGGACTTCAACCACTTAGATCGCATGACTGCGGGGCACACTAAAATACGTGTCCGAAAGACTCGGACACGCAAATATGAAAGTAACTACTGATACTTATCTTCATGTCACTGAGAAGATTGAGGATGATGCCTTATCCCTTTTCGAAAATTATATTCAGGATTAATAACCGGGCAAAAACCGGGCAATCATCATCCTCAACGCTTCTTAACCCCTTCTACATGGGGTTATCCAATACTTCCTTCCATTTCGAATCTAATCAAACGGTTCATTTCGACGGCATAT harbors:
- a CDS encoding LysR family transcriptional regulator; the encoded protein is MEVRLLRYFIAVANQKSISAAAQHLHLSQPSLSRQLSEFEKELGTALFIRGNRKITLTDEGMFLLNKAKEIVELVDKTEANFNQSTEIISGDIYIGSGETEAMRFIAETIKTLTEDYPSIRFHLYSGNADDVAEKLDSGLLDFGIVIEPTDKQKYDYMQLPCTDVWGVLMRKDSPLAVKPFVQPMDLIDKPLITSRQTAVSNELTGWFGQNVEDLTITGTYNLLYNAALMVEENIGYALCIDRIINTSGSNLCFKPLHPKLEVNLNIIWKKHQVFSNAANKFLDRLRYDINDKKITLL